In Nocardioides jishulii, the DNA window ATCTCACGGAGCGTGTCGCCACCCGGACGTGACGTGGGTCACTCGACGTACGTCCGGGGTCGCCCCTGGCGGAGCCTCACGGCTCCCGTGCCAGCTCGCAGCGAGGATCAGCCGAGGTGGAAGCCCCTCGTGGGCACCCAGCCACTGCCCTCGTCGTGGAGGTAGAGGTGGAACTCCGTGGCCTCGAACGAGCAGTCGAAGGAGGCGAGCTCGGCGTAGGCGCGGTCGAGCGTCGCCTCGTCGAGGTGGTGCGCGACCGTGACGTGCGGGTGGAACGGGAACTCGAGCTCGACCTGGAGCGGTCCGGTGCGGACGCTGGCGGCGAGCTGCTCGCATCCAGCGATGCCGTCGGCCACGGCGACGAAGACCACCGGCGAGACCGGGCGGAACGTCCCGGTGCCGCGCAGGTGGATGCGGAAGGACTTCTGCGACGCGGCGACCTGCTCCAGGTGAGCGACGACGTCGGTGAGGTCGTCCCCGACCTCGGTGGGCGGGATCAGCGTGATGTGGGTCGGGATGCTGTACGCCGTCTCGTCGCCGAGGTCGACCCGGTACTCCTGCAGGTCGCTCGCCCAGGGCTCGGGGAGGGCGATGGCCACGCCGATGGTCTGCACGCGGTGAATCGTACCTTCCAGACCCCTGCCGCCGGGCCCGGACGCCCGTACCGCCCCACCCCTCCGCCGCGGCCTAGAATGGCCCGGTGACCGACTCCTACCGCGCCTCCGCCGCTCGCAGCGCCGAGGTCGAGGCCCAGATCGCTGCCCACCCGGAGAAGTTCCGGATGCTCACCGGGGACCGCCCGACCGGCGCCCTCCACATCGGGCACTACTTCGGGTCGATCAAGAACCGGCTCAAGCTGCAGGAGCTCGGCGCCGAGATCTGGCAGATCATCGCGGACTACCAGGTGATCACCGACCGCGAGGTCGCCGGCGACATCGTGGGCAACGTCCGCAACCTGCTGCTCGACTCCCTGGCTGCCGGAGTCGACCCCGAGAAGGCCACCTTCTTCACGCACTCCTCGGTGCCGGCGCTCAACCAGCTGCTCCTGCCGTTCCTCAGCCTGGTCAGCGTCGCCGAGCTCCAGCGCAACCCCACCGTCAAGGACGAGGCCGCCACGGCCGGGATCAAGGCGATCAGCGGCCTGATGCTCACCTACCCGGTGCACCAGGCCGCCGACATCCTCTTCTGCAAGGGCAACGTCGTGCCCGTCGGCAAGGACCAGCTCCCCCACATCGAGCAGACCCGCGTGGTGGCGCGACGCTTCAACGAGCGGTACGGCGCCATCTTCCCCGAGCCGGACGCGCTGCTCTCGGAGGTGCCGATGATCCTGGGCACCGACGGCACCAAGATGAGCAAGTCGAAGGGCAACGTCGTCGAGCTGCGGATGACCGCCGACGAGACCGCCAAGAAGATCAAGGGTGCGAAGACCGACAGCGAGCGGTTCATCACCTACGACCCCGAGAACCGTCCCGAGGTCGCCAACCTGCTCGAGCTGATCGGCCTCTGCGAAGGCGTGGCGCCGGCGACGGTGGCCGAGGAGATCGGCAACGGCGGCGGCGGCGAGCTGAAGAAGCGGCTCACCGAGGCGATCAACACCGAGCTCGCGCCGCTGCGGGTGCGTCGCGCCGAGCTCGCGGCCGACCCCGGCTACGTCGAGGGCGTGCTGCGGCGCGGCAACGAGCGGGCCAACGAGGTCGCCGAGGCCACCCTCGCCGAGGTGCGCACCGCGATGGGCATGTCGTACGCCTGACGTCCTACGCCTGACCTGACCCGCCGCGGGCCCGACCTCCGGGCGCCGCGAGGGCTCAGGCGTGCCGGGTGACGCCGCGGCGCTCCAGCAGGTAGGAGACCAGGATCGTCCCCAGGCCGAGCGTGGCGAGCCCGAAACCGACCACACCCGGAGCGCGGTAGCCGAGACCCGCCGCGATCACGAGACCACCCAGCCAGGCCCCGAGCGCGTTGGCGACGTTGAGGGCGGCGTGGTTCATCGCCGCGCCGAGGGTCCGTGCGTCGCCGGCCACCGCCATCAGGCGCATCTGCAGGCCCACGACCAGCACCGAACCGGTGACGGTGATGCCGAAGACGATCGGGAGCACCCACCAGCCCGGTGTGGGCGAGCAGGGCGAAGGCGAGCAGCAGGAGCCCCTGACCGCCTCCGCCGATGAAGAGGGAGCCGAAGAGCGACCAGCTGGCCAGCTCCCCGGCCAGCCACGTGCCCACGACCATCCCGAGGCCGAACGCGAAGAGGAAGACCGGGGCCGCGCCCTCACTCAGGCCCCCGAGCTTGTCGATCGTCGGCACGACGTAGGTGTAGACGGCGAACATGCCGCCGAAGCCCAGCGATCCGGCCCCCAGCGTGAGCAGCACCTGCGGGTTGCGGAAGGCCCGCATCTCGCGGCGCCACGACGAGGTGTGGTCCCCGGGCACGGACGGCACGAAGGCGAGCACCAGGAGCAGGGTCAGCAGCCCCAGGGCGGCGACCACCCAGAAGGCGGCGCGCCACCCCATGGTCTGCCCCAGCCAGGTGGCGGCCGGCACCCCGATGAGGTTGGCGACCGAGAGCCCGAGCATGACCGTCGCGACCGCCTTGGCCTGACGCCCGGGTCGGGCCAGTCCGGCCGCGACGAGCGAGGCCACACCGAAGAACGCCCCGTGCGGGAGGCCGGAGACGAACCGTGCAACCAGGAGCGACTCGTACGACGACACCCACGCCGTGGCGATGTTGCCGACGGCGAAGAGCGCCATCAGCGCGACCAGCGTCGCCCGGCGGGGCCAGTGCGAGCCGAAGAAGGCGATGAGCGGGGCTCCGACCACGACACCGAGCGCGTAGCTGGAGATCGCGTGGCCGGCGGAGGGCTCGGAGACCCCGACGCCGCGTGCCAGCTGCGGCAGCAGCCCCATGGAGACGAACTCCGTGGTGCCGATCGCGAAGCCACCCATCGCCAGGGCCAGCATCGCCACCGTGATCCGCTGGCGACTGGGGCCACCGGCGTCGACCGGGCCGCCTGCTTCGGCGGCCTTCGAGGGATCAGGGACGGTGTCGGTGGCAGTCATCGCAGGTGAGAACCACCAGGACGTACGGCTCATTCCCCCCTCGCGGGGCCACTGCAGTGCTCCACGTCACCCGGCGAGGTGGGACCAACGAGCCGACAGCTCCGACCACGGCCCGACCTCGGCGATCCGACCGTCGACCAGGACGACGACCCGGTCGGCGACCTCGAGCGCCGAGCGCTTGGCGGTGGAACCGATCACGGTGGTGCCCCGCTCCCGCAGAGCACGCCACAGCTCCACCTCGGTGCGGGCGTCGAGCGCGCTGGAGACGTCGTCGGCCAGCAGCAGCTCCGCGTCGGCCGCCAGCGCACGGGCCAGCGCCAGGCGCTGCACCTGCCCACCCGACAGGCGTACGCCGCGGTGCCCGACCAGGGCGTCGCGTCCACCGGCCTCGGCGACGTCGGGGCCGAGGCGGGCCGCAGCCACCGGGTCGTCGAAGCGGCGCTCGTGCCCGAGTCGTACGTTGTCGGCGAAGGTGCCCGACAGCACCCTCGGCACCTGCGCCACGTAGGCGACCTGACCGGGCCGCAGGAACACCTCGGCGTCTCCGACCTCGACGCCGTTCCAGGTGATCGATCCGCCGTGGGCGACGAGGCCGGCGAGCGCGGCCAGCAGGCTCGACTTGCCCGAGCCGACCTGGCCCAGCAGCAGCACCTGCTCCCCCGTCCGCACCGTCAGGTCGACGCCCTGGACGCCGATCGTCCCGTCGTCGTGCACGGCGGAGAAGCCACGCAGGGTGAGCTCCTCCAACGGGACCCGCTCGACGACGGGCGGCTCAGGGGCGGTGCCATGGACCAGGTCGATGCCCGGCGGGAGGTCCATCAGGTCCGCTCCCCCGGCGAACCGGCTGGTCTCCTGCTGCCAGGCGCGGGTGCCCGGCGCCTCGGTGACGACCATGCCGGCCACCCGGCCGAACCAGTCGAAGCCGGAGACGGCGTTGGCGACGAGCAGCGTCGTGCCCAGGCTCCAGCCGCCGCTCACGTGCCCCATCCAGGCGGCGACGACGCCGCACTGCACCATCACCATCGGCACGCCGTCGAGGACGCCCTGCACCCGGTGCTCCCGGACCGCGGCGGAGACGCGACCGGAGTCGACGTGGAGCAGGTGCCCGCGCGCCGCACCGGTGGCGGCGGCCAGCTTGACCGTGCGCGCGGACTCCAGCACGGAGACCAGCGCACGCCCGAAGCGGGCGCGCGCCGCGGAGGCCGCGGCAGCCGAACGACCGGCGATCGGACGACCGACGGCGGAGGCCAGGGCCGAGGCGACCAGGACGGCGACGAGGACGGCCCCGGCCACCCAGGTGCCGGCCAGCCCTGCGGTGACGGCAGCGATCAGGATCCCGTTGACGAAGTCGACCCACCGGTCGGAGTAGCGGACGAAGCGGTCGGCGTCCATGGCGCGGGCCACGACCTCACCCGGCGGCGTACGCGGCAGCCGGTGCTGCGCGGTCTGGCCGTGCAGCACGCGCATCCGCACCCGCAGGAGCACCTCGACCCACCACCGCGGGTAGCGGTAGAAGGCGTCGGCGAGCATCAGGGGCGCGACCATGAGCGACGCCACCAGGCAGACCACCAGCCACGTCGGCACCCCGGTGTCGACGTCCTCGACCAGGTGTCCCCAGACGAGCCCGGTGACGGCGCCCTGGGCTCCGGTGAGGGAGGCCCCCAGGAAGCCGGCCGCCCCCAGCAGGCCCCAGAGCGGACGTACGCGCAGGGCGTGGGCCACCCCGGCGGCCAGCGACGGGCCGGTCCCGACCTCGGCGGCCTCCGGAGGCGGACCGGAACGACGCCGCCCTCCCACTCCCGGCGCGGCGGGGTGGTCGTCGGGCTGCGCCCCGAAGTCAGGCTCAGCACCAAGTTCCGAACCGGGCTCCCGATCGGGCTCCCTGTCACGCACAGCGTCGGCAGTGGCGTCGACCGTGGTGCCAGCGCCGTCGATCCGACTGGCGGTGAGCAGGTCGTGGAAGGGGCCGGGAGACACGGCCAGGGCGCTGCGCTCGCCGGCCTGGACGACATGGCCGTGGTCGAGCACCGCCACCCACGGAGCGCGCTCGATGGTGGAGAGGCGGTGCGCGATCAGCACACCGGTGCGCCCGACCAGGAGCCGGTCGGCGGCGGCCACCACGCGGCGCTCGGTGAGCGGGTCCATGCGGGCGGTGGCCTCGTCGAGCACCACGACCTTGACGTCACGGACCAGCAGGCGCGCGAAGGCGACCAGCTGCTCCTCGCCGGACGAGAGGGTGGTGCCACCCGGGCCGAGCAGGGTGTCGACACCGTCGGGGAGCCCGGCCACCCAGTCGGTGAGGCCGAGCTGAGCCAGCGCGTCCTCGACGTCGGCCGTGGGGCGGGGGTCGAAGAGGGTGACGTTCTCGGCCAGCGTCCCCGCGAGGATCTCGGTGCGTTGGGTGACCACGCCGACCGCTGCCCGCAGGTGCTGCAGGTCGAGGTCGCGTACGTCGACCCCGCCCACGTGGACCGTGCCGCGGGGCGGCTCGACCGCCCGGGAGAGCAACGAGGCGAGGGTGGACTTGCCCGATCCGGTACGCCCGACCAGGGCGATCGTCTGGCCGGCCGGGACGTGGAGGGTGACGCCCTGGAGCGCGAACGAACCTTCGGCGTAGGAGAAGTCCAGGTCGGTCACGTCGATGGCGACCGCGCCGGGTGCCTCCAGGGCCGTGCCGCCGGTGGGCTCCGGCTCGGAGGCGAGCATCTGGCGCAGTCGGATCACCGCGCCGAGTCCCGCCTGGAGGTCGGGCAGGTGGTTGGCCAGCATCGCGACCTGGCCGACGAAGAGGGAGGAGACGAGGAAGAGGGTGACCAGCCCGGCGACCGAGAGGTCTCCGGCCACGGCCACGGCGATCCCCGCCACGCCGATGCCGGCCAGGAGGCCGTGCAGCAGCACGCCCGCCCGCAGGCAGACCTGGGCCTCCACCCGCACCACGTCGCGGAACTTCGCGTGGACCAGCGCGGAGAGACGGGCCAGGCGGGCCACCACGTGGGCCTGTCCGAGGCTGGTACGAAGGTCGTCGCGCCCGGCGATGCCCTCCTCGAGG includes these proteins:
- a CDS encoding ATP-binding cassette domain-containing protein, whose product is MTQTLPTIDEVTPEVPPSSTPDDPRRRVDWRRLHTPAAVAALVCAAIASVGATLGTVVAGRLAQDPAGSLVGLLALCVVGASLIDTAGKVVWVGVSDIAEGRLREDLLDAALAQPLATLGEQAVGEILDRVDDDTHEVGNLVRWQLWMVARTVFGVLPMWIVAGLTWWPSWLLFPALGGLTFVAVRRLLGEISRRKVIEEMAWTDHAAALEEGIAGRDDLRTSLGQAHVVARLARLSALVHAKFRDVVRVEAQVCLRAGVLLHGLLAGIGVAGIAVAVAGDLSVAGLVTLFLVSSLFVGQVAMLANHLPDLQAGLGAVIRLRQMLASEPEPTGGTALEAPGAVAIDVTDLDFSYAEGSFALQGVTLHVPAGQTIALVGRTGSGKSTLASLLSRAVEPPRGTVHVGGVDVRDLDLQHLRAAVGVVTQRTEILAGTLAENVTLFDPRPTADVEDALAQLGLTDWVAGLPDGVDTLLGPGGTTLSSGEEQLVAFARLLVRDVKVVVLDEATARMDPLTERRVVAAADRLLVGRTGVLIAHRLSTIERAPWVAVLDHGHVVQAGERSALAVSPGPFHDLLTASRIDGAGTTVDATADAVRDREPDREPGSELGAEPDFGAQPDDHPAAPGVGGRRRSGPPPEAAEVGTGPSLAAGVAHALRVRPLWGLLGAAGFLGASLTGAQGAVTGLVWGHLVEDVDTGVPTWLVVCLVASLMVAPLMLADAFYRYPRWWVEVLLRVRMRVLHGQTAQHRLPRTPPGEVVARAMDADRFVRYSDRWVDFVNGILIAAVTAGLAGTWVAGAVLVAVLVASALASAVGRPIAGRSAAAASAARARFGRALVSVLESARTVKLAAATGAARGHLLHVDSGRVSAAVREHRVQGVLDGVPMVMVQCGVVAAWMGHVSGGWSLGTTLLVANAVSGFDWFGRVAGMVVTEAPGTRAWQQETSRFAGGADLMDLPPGIDLVHGTAPEPPVVERVPLEELTLRGFSAVHDDGTIGVQGVDLTVRTGEQVLLLGQVGSGKSSLLAALAGLVAHGGSITWNGVEVGDAEVFLRPGQVAYVAQVPRVLSGTFADNVRLGHERRFDDPVAAARLGPDVAEAGGRDALVGHRGVRLSGGQVQRLALARALAADAELLLADDVSSALDARTEVELWRALRERGTTVIGSTAKRSALEVADRVVVLVDGRIAEVGPWSELSARWSHLAG
- the trpS gene encoding tryptophan--tRNA ligase; translation: MTDSYRASAARSAEVEAQIAAHPEKFRMLTGDRPTGALHIGHYFGSIKNRLKLQELGAEIWQIIADYQVITDREVAGDIVGNVRNLLLDSLAAGVDPEKATFFTHSSVPALNQLLLPFLSLVSVAELQRNPTVKDEAATAGIKAISGLMLTYPVHQAADILFCKGNVVPVGKDQLPHIEQTRVVARRFNERYGAIFPEPDALLSEVPMILGTDGTKMSKSKGNVVELRMTADETAKKIKGAKTDSERFITYDPENRPEVANLLELIGLCEGVAPATVAEEIGNGGGGELKKRLTEAINTELAPLRVRRAELAADPGYVEGVLRRGNERANEVAEATLAEVRTAMGMSYA
- a CDS encoding 2'-5' RNA ligase family protein, whose amino-acid sequence is MQTIGVAIALPEPWASDLQEYRVDLGDETAYSIPTHITLIPPTEVGDDLTDVVAHLEQVAASQKSFRIHLRGTGTFRPVSPVVFVAVADGIAGCEQLAASVRTGPLQVELEFPFHPHVTVAHHLDEATLDRAYAELASFDCSFEATEFHLYLHDEGSGWVPTRGFHLG
- a CDS encoding MFS transporter — its product is MTATDTVPDPSKAAEAGGPVDAGGPSRQRITVAMLALAMGGFAIGTTEFVSMGLLPQLARGVGVSEPSAGHAISSYALGVVVGAPLIAFFGSHWPRRATLVALMALFAVGNIATAWVSSYESLLVARFVSGLPHGAFFGVASLVAAGLARPGRQAKAVATVMLGLSVANLIGVPAATWLGQTMGWRAAFWVVAALGLLTLLLVLAFVPSVPGDHTSSWRREMRAFRNPQVLLTLGAGSLGFGGMFAVYTYVVPTIDKLGGLSEGAAPVFLFAFGLGMVVGTWLAGELASWSLFGSLFIGGGGQGLLLLAFALLAHTGLVGAPDRLRHHRHRFGAGRGPADAPDGGGRRRTDPRRGDEPRRPQRRQRARGLAGWSRDRGGSRLPRSGCGRFRARHARPGDDPGLLPAGAPRRHPARLSPRGARRSGPRRVRSGVGRQAYDMPIAVRTSARVASATSLARSLPRRSTPST